In a single window of the Hydrogenobaculum sp. 3684 genome:
- a CDS encoding DegT/DnrJ/EryC1/StrS aminotransferase family protein — MIKIIEPRFTEEDAKVLSEIVLSGYITRGPWTKKFSEAFAQFLGVEKVYTVCSGTAALYVILKALNVEGKHVVVPALSFMATIDTVILAGGIPVVVDVDEYYTMDVNQLEDAIKKYNPVCIIPVHLYGGMADMDSIMSLANKYNVYVLEDAAQAHGASFKGKMAGAIGHVGAFSFYASKNVPMGEGGAISSSDESILKAVNALIDFGDSPALNLRITEFQAALGFLGLQRLKEQNDKRIKNAEYYNKHLSDELIKPKQRENSHHVYHLYTLRHKNRDHIIESLKKEDIDARVYYTYTLASLRDALHLPLDNANKYIKELFSIPVHPYLSQEDLEKIVYVINKSL; from the coding sequence ATGATAAAGATAATTGAGCCTAGATTTACGGAAGAAGATGCAAAAGTCCTATCAGAGATAGTGCTTTCTGGTTATATAACAAGAGGACCATGGACCAAAAAATTTTCTGAAGCTTTTGCACAGTTTTTAGGTGTAGAAAAAGTTTATACGGTTTGTTCTGGGACCGCTGCTTTATACGTGATATTAAAAGCCTTAAACGTTGAAGGTAAACATGTTGTAGTACCAGCTCTTAGCTTTATGGCTACGATAGACACGGTGATTTTGGCAGGTGGTATACCGGTGGTGGTGGATGTAGATGAGTATTATACAATGGATGTAAATCAACTAGAAGATGCTATAAAAAAATACAACCCAGTTTGTATAATACCGGTGCATCTTTACGGTGGCATGGCTGATATGGATTCAATTATGTCGCTTGCAAATAAATACAACGTATATGTTTTAGAAGATGCAGCCCAAGCTCACGGAGCATCTTTTAAGGGTAAAATGGCTGGAGCTATAGGACATGTGGGGGCTTTTAGTTTTTACGCTTCTAAGAATGTTCCAATGGGAGAGGGTGGTGCAATATCGTCTTCTGATGAGTCTATATTAAAAGCTGTAAACGCCCTTATAGACTTTGGAGATTCACCGGCCTTAAATTTAAGAATTACAGAGTTTCAGGCTGCCCTTGGATTTTTAGGACTTCAGAGACTAAAAGAACAAAACGATAAGCGTATAAAAAACGCAGAGTACTACAACAAGCACCTATCCGATGAGCTCATAAAACCAAAACAAAGAGAAAACTCCCATCACGTTTATCATCTTTACACGTTAAGGCATAAAAATAGGGATCATATAATAGAATCTCTTAAAAAAGAGGATATAGACGCAAGGGTATATTACACTTATACGTTGGCAAGCTTAAGAGATGCTTTGCATCTTCCTCTTGATAACGCCAACAAATATATAAAGGAGCTTTTTAGTATACCAGTGCACCCTTATCTTTCTCAGGAGGATTTAGAAAAAATAGTTTATGTTATAAACAAAAGCCTATGA
- the hisH gene encoding imidazole glycerol phosphate synthase subunit HisH gives MIGIIDYGMGNLGSVFKAFDKVGLNPQIINTKDQIKTSDALCLPGVGAFKDAMDNLKNLDIIDDIIAFIKSGKPFIGICLGYQLLFEKSYEFGEHEGLSIFKGDVRLFPVGVKVPHIGWNQLWIKKDDGVFKGVENGAFVYFVHSYYVNPQDKDIISTYTDYSVDFASSIEYENVVGLQFHPEKSQEVGLKILSNFKEKYKL, from the coding sequence ATGATAGGTATAATAGATTACGGTATGGGAAACCTTGGAAGCGTTTTTAAGGCTTTTGACAAAGTGGGTTTAAACCCTCAGATAATAAACACCAAAGACCAAATAAAAACTTCTGATGCTCTTTGTCTTCCGGGTGTTGGAGCTTTTAAAGATGCGATGGATAATCTTAAAAATTTAGATATCATAGATGACATAATAGCTTTTATAAAATCAGGCAAACCTTTTATAGGTATTTGTCTTGGATACCAGCTTTTGTTTGAAAAAAGCTATGAGTTTGGCGAGCACGAAGGGCTTTCTATATTTAAAGGTGATGTTAGGCTTTTTCCAGTGGGGGTGAAAGTGCCTCATATAGGCTGGAACCAGCTTTGGATAAAAAAAGATGATGGCGTGTTTAAAGGTGTAGAAAACGGGGCTTTTGTATACTTTGTGCATTCGTATTACGTAAATCCTCAGGATAAAGATATAATCTCCACTTACACCGATTATAGCGTTGATTTTGCATCTTCTATAGAATACGAGAACGTAGTGGGTTTGCAGTTTCATCCAGAAAAAAGCCAAGAAGTGGGTCTTAAAATACTTTCTAATTTTAAAGAAAAATACAAGCTATGA
- a CDS encoding peroxide stress protein YaaA, with the protein MRVLYLTRCANKYSAYYDLDCKENLFTDGKFSFLQEKRHEAFKLLKAKKSKEGGALWRISKDKFWEGLHMHVMPKAVKERIFERTIVLHPIMGMLSPEDKVCKWDVSCQYKSMGFWKEDIKRYILNDDFIVFNFLPSSFDRLLPKETKVVNFKYMIKDKPMKDSSLVKAYTMRYIVEKDIKSIEELKKINFLDFVVSDIQEEDNAIAVYMHSEGKYSVKKAGII; encoded by the coding sequence ATGAGAGTGCTTTATCTTACAAGATGTGCCAATAAGTATAGTGCTTATTATGACTTGGATTGTAAAGAAAACTTGTTTACCGATGGAAAATTTTCTTTTTTGCAAGAAAAAAGGCATGAAGCGTTTAAGCTTTTAAAAGCTAAAAAATCAAAAGAGGGTGGGGCTCTTTGGAGAATATCCAAAGATAAGTTTTGGGAAGGGCTTCATATGCATGTCATGCCAAAAGCTGTAAAAGAGAGAATTTTTGAAAGAACGATAGTGTTACATCCCATAATGGGTATGCTATCACCGGAGGACAAAGTTTGCAAATGGGATGTTTCTTGTCAGTATAAGTCTATGGGTTTTTGGAAAGAAGATATAAAAAGATATATACTTAACGATGATTTTATTGTGTTTAACTTTCTACCAAGCTCTTTTGATAGGCTTTTACCAAAAGAAACAAAGGTTGTAAACTTTAAATACATGATAAAGGATAAACCTATGAAAGATAGTTCTTTGGTAAAAGCTTACACAATGAGATATATAGTTGAAAAAGATATAAAAAGCATAGAAGAACTTAAAAAGATAAATTTTTTAGATTTTGTGGTAAGCGATATACAAGAAGAAGATAACGCCATAGCGGTTTATATGCATTCTGAAGGAAAATACTCTGTTAAAAAAGCGGGTATCATATGA
- a CDS encoding glycosyltransferase family 2 protein, with protein sequence MKISIVIPIYNEEESVGTLYEKIVDTMNKLPYDYEIIAVDDGSTDNTFNKLKEIASKDKRLKVISFKRNYGQTAAMFAGFQHASGDVVITMDADLQNDPADIPILIEKINEGYDVVSGWRKDRKDPFFSRTLPSKIANYIISNATGVYLHDYGCSLKAYKKDIAKNFRLYGDMHRFLPALAKGLGAKITEVPVSHHPRLYGKSKYGIGRTIRVILDIFLVKFLNEYINKPLYAFGGIGFILFSLGFLSGLYLTYDKLINNQEIGQRPLLFLTVLLIISGLQFISTGIIAEVIIRTYYESQDIKPYRIKDAINIENIDEN encoded by the coding sequence ATGAAAATTTCTATAGTAATACCAATTTACAACGAAGAAGAAAGCGTAGGAACGCTTTACGAAAAAATCGTAGACACTATGAATAAGCTTCCCTACGATTATGAGATAATAGCGGTAGATGATGGAAGCACCGACAACACTTTTAACAAGTTAAAGGAAATAGCCTCAAAAGATAAGCGATTAAAGGTAATAAGCTTTAAAAGAAACTATGGACAAACGGCAGCCATGTTTGCAGGTTTTCAGCACGCTTCTGGGGATGTAGTCATTACTATGGATGCAGATCTTCAAAACGACCCAGCGGATATCCCGATCCTCATTGAAAAGATAAACGAAGGATACGATGTGGTAAGCGGTTGGCGTAAAGACAGAAAAGACCCGTTTTTTTCAAGGACACTACCTTCTAAAATTGCCAATTATATAATTTCAAACGCCACAGGTGTTTATCTTCATGATTATGGATGTTCGTTAAAAGCCTATAAAAAAGATATAGCTAAAAACTTTAGGCTATACGGAGATATGCATAGATTTTTGCCTGCTTTGGCTAAGGGGTTAGGGGCTAAGATAACAGAAGTGCCTGTGAGTCATCATCCAAGACTTTACGGTAAATCTAAATACGGTATAGGGCGTACTATAAGGGTTATACTTGATATATTCTTGGTAAAGTTTTTAAATGAGTATATAAACAAACCCCTTTATGCTTTTGGCGGTATAGGTTTTATACTTTTTAGCCTTGGATTTTTATCTGGGCTTTATCTTACCTACGATAAACTTATAAACAATCAAGAGATAGGACAAAGACCTCTTTTGTTTTTGACAGTGCTTCTTATTATATCTGGTCTTCAGTTTATATCTACTGGAATAATCGCAGAAGTTATTATAAGAACTTACTACGAATCTCAAGATATAAAACCCTATAGGATAAAGGATGCAATAAATATAGAAAATATTGATGAAAATTAA
- a CDS encoding lysylphosphatidylglycerol synthase transmembrane domain-containing protein — protein MKIKILVSFLLSILFLYIFYKTVGFKEAKNGFEALNPLYIGVGFTLYVFSSFLRAYRWHLMIKDINMKDFFLINNIHIFLNNILPARTGEFSFFYMLKKRGINLTKSFWIFALARLMDGLALLGFFFGFFFKFYFAAFIVVFGLIMVFLLKHTIAILPNIFILKSLKQNLSTHFESKTAIKLYFISVISFAFKFLGFYEMAKNIIPMGFFDILPSYVVSELSSILPINGVMGLGTYEFGFSIPSKLTDISLKTSLDLGFITHVFLLLSSSILGILSLLFLKLEHYKEER, from the coding sequence ATGAAAATTAAAATACTGGTTTCTTTTCTTTTAAGCATATTATTTTTATACATCTTTTATAAAACCGTTGGTTTTAAAGAGGCTAAAAATGGCTTTGAAGCTTTAAACCCCCTTTATATAGGTGTTGGTTTTACTCTTTACGTTTTTAGTTCTTTCTTAAGAGCTTATCGCTGGCATCTAATGATAAAAGATATAAACATGAAAGATTTTTTTCTTATAAACAACATCCATATTTTTTTAAACAATATACTACCGGCTAGGACTGGAGAGTTTAGTTTCTTTTACATGCTTAAAAAGCGTGGTATAAACCTTACTAAATCCTTTTGGATATTTGCTTTGGCTAGACTGATGGATGGACTTGCTTTGCTTGGGTTTTTCTTTGGTTTTTTCTTTAAGTTTTATTTTGCGGCTTTTATCGTCGTATTTGGTCTTATAATGGTGTTTTTACTAAAGCATACTATAGCTATTTTACCAAATATATTTATTTTAAAATCCCTAAAACAAAATCTCTCTACTCATTTTGAAAGCAAAACCGCCATAAAGCTTTACTTTATCTCTGTGATATCTTTTGCTTTTAAGTTTCTTGGCTTTTATGAGATGGCAAAAAACATTATACCTATGGGATTTTTTGATATATTGCCCTCTTATGTGGTATCAGAACTTAGCTCTATATTGCCTATAAACGGCGTTATGGGCCTTGGCACTTATGAGTTTGGTTTTTCTATACCATCAAAGCTAACTGATATATCTTTAAAAACGTCTTTGGATCTTGGCTTTATAACCCATGTGTTTTTGCTTTTATCTTCTTCTATACTTGGTATACTATCTTTATTATTTTTAAAGCTTGAACACTACAAAGAAGAAAGATAA
- a CDS encoding phosphatase PAP2 family protein, with amino-acid sequence MIKIGISLIVLGFISIFLFDKDITYFLYVHRDSFLAFKSLIKLITKLGHFDIVFYACTVLMLISFYVKSLRKYILLLSVCLVLSDSAIMLFKFIFGKARPELFLKKDIYGFYFFKSNKNYSSIPSGHVLINSSIAFSIFIKNKKLGFYLILWSMLVGISRVLLFMHYLGDVLVSFGMGCLISILVIKLEKLYLSSL; translated from the coding sequence ATGATTAAAATAGGGATATCTCTTATAGTCCTTGGATTTATAAGCATATTTTTATTTGATAAGGATATAACGTATTTTTTGTATGTCCATAGGGATAGTTTTTTGGCTTTTAAAAGCTTGATAAAACTTATTACAAAGCTTGGGCATTTTGACATTGTTTTTTATGCATGTACGGTGCTTATGCTGATTAGTTTTTATGTTAAAAGCCTAAGAAAGTATATACTCTTACTATCAGTTTGTCTTGTGCTTTCAGATAGCGCTATCATGCTGTTTAAGTTTATATTTGGTAAAGCAAGGCCTGAGCTTTTTTTGAAAAAAGATATATATGGGTTTTACTTTTTTAAAAGCAATAAAAATTACTCTTCTATACCTTCTGGGCATGTGCTTATAAACAGTTCTATAGCTTTTAGTATTTTTATTAAAAATAAAAAACTAGGGTTTTACCTTATACTTTGGTCAATGTTGGTGGGTATATCAAGGGTTTTACTTTTTATGCATTATCTTGGAGATGTGCTTGTGAGTTTTGGTATGGGATGTCTGATATCTATTTTGGTTATAAAGTTAGAAAAGCTTTATCTTTCTTCTTTGTAG
- a CDS encoding efflux RND transporter permease subunit produces MYGIAGRIAKYFIDSKLTPIMIIALLALGIFGVVTTPKEEDPDIVVPMIDIMIPYPGAAPREVEKRVVTPLEKKLWELKDISYIYSASGDGYGLVTARFHVGTDPIKALVQLNAKMMASLNLVPPGVQLPPLIKLKSIDDVPIMTLTLWGKGYDYYSLRRIADTLDNELKTVPNVAQVKIYGGQPRKLRVLLDPAKEAAYGLSPAYIVHIIQEANQELPSGYVNQNNTLYYVKTGNFIRSKQDLEDLVVGWYGGKPVYLRDIATITDGPGGIHDYVTMGFGAASKRYGSPMYPAVTISIAKRAGTNAVNVANDVLKKIDSLKGTVIPSRLHITVTRNYGKSAQNKANELIEHLFIATASVILLIAVALGLRESLIVAIAVPVTLAFALFFSKLYGFTINRVTLFALIFSIGILVDAAIVVVENIHRWFEFFPELPKHDAIIRATDEVGNPTILATLTIIAALMPMAFVGGLMGPYMRPIPVNASAAILFSLWVAFTITPWAAYRLIKHGHENHDKSEKPVINIKETIFWKLYCKMVEPLLISKSKRVLFYIAVWSLLGISVFLILSRAVIVKMLPFDNKSELSVVLNMPEDTTVEQTYLVAKKIADYIAKQKEVKYYQIYAGLPKPYGFNGLIRHYYLRTRPYYAQIAIELVGKDKRKMESHAFAQSIRPMVQKIAYSMGASYVAVVETPPGPPVLDPIVAQIYGPTLSSQRAFAMQVLKLFRKDKEITDSGIYLESNAPQIDFVIDQARAAQFGVSKKDIVRTLRVATAGYNAGIIQSTDTEAVPIEVRIARPYRTLQNLENLEIPNKQGQLIPLSNLIKIVKHPIHKTIYHENLRRVVYVVGDVAKGAGAPFYSIWDIRKKVLSIPNPYGHVSELWMSFPKITNHIYVRWGGEMYITLQVFRDLGIAFAGALFIIYILIVGWFKDFKTPGIIMSPIPLTLVGIVPGHFILHAFFTATSMIGFIALAGIILRNSILLVEFAEQRIREGVPLHVAVVEAGVIRTRPVLLTAAALIVGAFVIIFDPIFNGLAISLIFGTIASTALSLVLIPVMYYGSKVKGLPPEACPLPEDISKDLRS; encoded by the coding sequence ATGTACGGGATAGCCGGAAGAATAGCAAAATACTTTATAGATTCCAAACTTACACCTATAATGATAATAGCGCTTTTGGCTCTTGGTATATTTGGGGTGGTTACCACTCCAAAAGAAGAAGACCCAGATATCGTAGTACCAATGATAGATATTATGATACCCTATCCAGGTGCTGCTCCAAGAGAAGTAGAAAAAAGAGTGGTTACACCGTTAGAGAAGAAGCTTTGGGAATTAAAAGATATATCTTACATTTACAGCGCATCTGGTGATGGTTATGGTCTTGTGACCGCAAGGTTTCACGTTGGCACAGACCCTATAAAAGCACTTGTGCAGTTAAATGCCAAAATGATGGCATCTTTAAACTTAGTACCACCAGGCGTTCAACTTCCACCTCTTATAAAACTAAAATCCATAGACGATGTGCCAATAATGACACTTACGTTGTGGGGAAAAGGCTATGACTATTATTCTCTAAGAAGGATTGCAGACACCTTAGATAACGAGCTAAAAACTGTACCAAACGTAGCTCAAGTAAAAATCTACGGTGGTCAACCAAGAAAATTAAGGGTACTGTTAGACCCAGCTAAAGAAGCGGCTTACGGTCTTTCTCCAGCTTATATAGTACATATCATCCAAGAGGCAAACCAAGAACTTCCAAGCGGTTATGTAAATCAAAACAACACACTTTACTATGTAAAAACCGGAAACTTTATCAGATCTAAACAAGATTTAGAAGATTTGGTGGTAGGATGGTACGGCGGAAAACCAGTTTATCTAAGAGATATAGCCACGATTACAGATGGTCCAGGCGGTATACACGATTACGTAACTATGGGCTTTGGCGCTGCTTCTAAACGCTATGGCTCTCCTATGTATCCCGCTGTTACTATCTCGATAGCAAAAAGAGCAGGTACAAACGCAGTAAATGTAGCAAACGATGTACTTAAAAAGATAGATTCTTTAAAAGGTACTGTCATTCCATCAAGATTACACATAACCGTTACAAGAAACTACGGAAAATCCGCTCAAAACAAAGCAAACGAACTTATAGAGCACTTATTTATAGCCACAGCGTCTGTTATACTTCTTATAGCGGTAGCTCTTGGTCTTAGAGAGTCTCTTATAGTAGCAATAGCTGTACCTGTAACCCTTGCATTTGCGTTATTCTTTAGCAAGCTTTACGGTTTTACTATAAACAGGGTTACGCTTTTTGCTCTTATATTCTCAATCGGCATATTGGTAGACGCTGCTATTGTAGTGGTAGAAAATATTCATAGATGGTTTGAGTTTTTCCCAGAACTTCCAAAACACGATGCCATAATAAGAGCCACTGACGAAGTAGGAAACCCTACCATACTTGCAACCCTTACCATCATAGCCGCTTTAATGCCTATGGCTTTTGTGGGTGGTCTTATGGGTCCTTATATGAGGCCAATACCGGTAAACGCTAGTGCAGCAATACTATTTTCTTTGTGGGTTGCTTTTACCATAACTCCTTGGGCAGCCTATAGACTTATAAAACATGGACACGAAAATCATGATAAAAGCGAAAAACCTGTAATAAACATAAAAGAAACTATATTTTGGAAACTATACTGCAAGATGGTAGAACCCCTTCTTATATCAAAATCAAAAAGAGTTTTATTCTATATAGCCGTTTGGTCTTTATTGGGTATATCTGTATTTCTTATACTAAGTAGAGCTGTTATAGTAAAAATGCTTCCTTTCGACAACAAATCAGAACTATCAGTAGTCTTAAACATGCCAGAAGATACCACGGTAGAGCAAACATATTTAGTGGCCAAAAAGATTGCAGATTACATAGCAAAACAAAAAGAGGTTAAATACTATCAAATATATGCAGGTTTGCCAAAACCCTATGGTTTTAACGGCCTTATAAGACACTACTATCTTAGGACAAGACCTTACTATGCACAAATAGCCATAGAGCTTGTGGGAAAAGACAAAAGAAAAATGGAATCCCACGCTTTTGCCCAATCCATAAGACCTATGGTACAAAAGATAGCTTACTCCATGGGAGCTTCTTATGTGGCTGTAGTAGAGACCCCACCAGGCCCACCAGTTTTAGACCCAATAGTGGCTCAGATATACGGCCCAACGCTTTCTTCTCAAAGAGCCTTTGCTATGCAAGTTTTAAAGCTTTTTAGAAAAGATAAAGAAATAACAGACAGCGGTATATACTTAGAATCAAACGCTCCCCAAATAGATTTTGTTATAGATCAAGCAAGGGCGGCACAGTTTGGGGTTTCAAAAAAGGATATAGTAAGGACTCTAAGAGTAGCAACCGCTGGTTATAATGCTGGTATCATCCAGTCCACAGACACCGAAGCAGTACCTATAGAAGTAAGGATAGCAAGACCCTATAGAACGCTTCAAAACCTTGAAAACTTAGAAATACCCAACAAACAAGGTCAGCTTATACCACTATCAAACCTCATCAAAATAGTAAAACACCCTATACACAAAACCATATATCACGAAAATTTAAGAAGAGTAGTATATGTGGTAGGAGATGTGGCAAAAGGTGCAGGTGCCCCGTTTTACAGCATATGGGACATAAGGAAAAAGGTTTTGAGTATACCTAACCCGTATGGCCATGTATCAGAGCTTTGGATGTCTTTCCCAAAGATTACAAATCATATATATGTAAGATGGGGTGGTGAGATGTATATTACTTTGCAAGTGTTTAGAGATCTTGGCATTGCTTTTGCAGGTGCTCTTTTTATCATCTATATCCTCATAGTAGGATGGTTTAAGGACTTCAAAACCCCTGGTATCATCATGTCTCCTATTCCACTAACTTTAGTTGGTATAGTCCCAGGACACTTTATACTACACGCTTTCTTTACAGCCACTTCTATGATAGGTTTTATAGCTTTAGCTGGTATAATCCTTAGAAACTCTATACTTCTTGTGGAATTTGCAGAACAACGTATAAGAGAAGGAGTACCTCTTCATGTGGCTGTGGTAGAAGCCGGTGTCATAAGAACAAGACCTGTACTTTTAACAGCAGCAGCCCTTATAGTAGGTGCTTTTGTTATCATATTTGACCCGATATTCAACGGTCTTGCCATATCCCTTATTTTTGGTACAATAGCCTCCACTGCTCTTAGCTTGGTGCTTATCCCAGTTATGTATTATGGGTCTAAAGTAAAAGGCCTTCCACCAGAAGCTTGCCCCTTGCCAGAAGACATAAGTAAAGATTTAAGAAGTTAA
- a CDS encoding efflux RND transporter periplasmic adaptor subunit, translated as MSALKKYVLYFIIPMVVIILWLGGFFEHKISPGEKPLKPKVISNVKVITVSSSTPIEEEFDGVVSAKNHAAISTRLMSKVIGVYVKDGDCVKRGQLLVKLDTKDISSMVAEANYGAKQAEDQMKAAEANLQAISKTYQRFQKLIKTGAVTEQEYDEVKAKYEAAKAMVEQAKNAIMAAKAGASAAGANLAYANITAPFSGCIYMKNVNVGDIAAPGMPLMMIDKPPYRVDVALPEKYINKITPGQTLKVYIGGIDKTVEGTVKEVSKALNPMSHTFDVKIDIPNQDGITSGLYAKVYIPKSQETVVTIPKDALFKWDDIDAVWLVDKNNITHMQFVKLGQKVGDSYVVLSGLKPGDRIVEGNVYNVCDKCKIGE; from the coding sequence ATGAGCGCTCTCAAGAAGTACGTTCTTTATTTTATAATACCAATGGTTGTTATCATACTTTGGCTTGGTGGGTTTTTTGAGCATAAGATTTCTCCTGGTGAAAAGCCCCTAAAACCAAAGGTTATTTCAAATGTAAAAGTTATAACAGTATCCTCTTCCACACCTATAGAAGAAGAGTTTGACGGTGTAGTGAGCGCTAAAAACCACGCTGCTATCTCCACAAGGCTTATGAGCAAAGTGATAGGAGTATATGTAAAAGATGGGGATTGTGTAAAAAGAGGACAGCTTTTGGTAAAACTTGATACAAAAGATATATCAAGTATGGTAGCTGAAGCAAATTACGGAGCCAAACAAGCTGAGGACCAGATGAAAGCAGCCGAAGCTAACTTACAAGCTATCTCAAAAACCTATCAAAGATTTCAAAAGCTTATAAAAACAGGAGCAGTAACAGAGCAAGAGTACGATGAGGTAAAAGCTAAGTACGAAGCAGCAAAGGCTATGGTAGAACAAGCCAAAAACGCTATAATGGCTGCAAAAGCTGGAGCATCTGCCGCCGGGGCAAACTTAGCCTATGCAAATATAACAGCTCCTTTTTCAGGATGCATATACATGAAAAATGTAAACGTTGGAGATATAGCAGCCCCTGGTATGCCTCTTATGATGATAGATAAACCACCATACAGAGTAGATGTGGCATTACCAGAAAAGTATATAAACAAAATAACCCCAGGACAAACGTTAAAAGTATATATAGGTGGTATAGACAAAACAGTAGAAGGTACTGTAAAAGAAGTATCCAAAGCTTTAAACCCTATGTCTCATACGTTTGATGTAAAAATAGATATACCAAACCAAGATGGCATCACAAGCGGGCTTTACGCAAAAGTTTATATTCCTAAAAGCCAAGAAACTGTCGTTACTATACCAAAGGATGCACTGTTTAAATGGGATGATATAGATGCGGTATGGCTAGTAGACAAAAACAACATAACCCATATGCAGTTTGTAAAGCTTGGTCAAAAGGTAGGCGATAGCTACGTTGTACTATCTGGTTTAAAACCAGGGGATAGAATAGTGGAAGGAAACGTATACAACGTTTGCGATAAATGCAAGATAGGAGAGTAA
- a CDS encoding TolC family protein, translating into MRFIYMAFALLILADISFSQSISIDYAIKEALKNNLAIKAKRYDIKSKEYELESVKGMLFPRLSLQTSFNRTNIAPWSIMNKMDTRSLKFPQPPPQFFQAPFTTPQMVGGAFQSMQDFFNNPGASQLYQTQLTLQIPIWIGGKVQAYESASYHALKSTKKELNQTEQDIVYNVYKAYLGGLLAKEGIKLATQAVNDAQKHVDMAESYYKTGMALFSDTLRAKVYLHQAEQKLVEAKNNYKTAKRALFLLMDEPYKDVDLKGNLYCPSHIDKEALVKAVYQKPQIKSMEEKLRALKSMKRAYLADYLPQIGAFGSYSLFDNSTPFGATANGYMVGVGVNWNIFDGLTAFNKIRSLNEQKLMLSSYIDYMAKGSIFKINKALADYENALAMMKYAKKEEEEAKATLKVMDQRYKVGLAKITDVIDAETQYDKARFDFAKAMYDCNLAYIKSLYQAGLLNKEVK; encoded by the coding sequence ATGAGATTTATATACATGGCGTTTGCTCTGTTAATATTAGCAGATATATCTTTTTCTCAAAGCATAAGTATAGATTATGCCATAAAAGAGGCTCTTAAAAATAACCTAGCAATAAAAGCCAAAAGATACGATATAAAATCAAAAGAATATGAGTTAGAAAGCGTAAAAGGTATGCTATTCCCAAGGCTTAGCTTACAAACATCTTTTAACCGCACCAACATAGCCCCTTGGAGCATAATGAACAAAATGGATACAAGAAGCCTCAAATTTCCACAACCACCTCCTCAGTTTTTCCAAGCCCCATTTACTACACCCCAAATGGTAGGCGGTGCTTTCCAGTCCATGCAAGACTTTTTTAACAACCCAGGAGCTTCACAGCTTTATCAAACCCAACTAACTTTACAAATACCTATATGGATCGGTGGTAAAGTCCAAGCTTACGAAAGTGCATCTTATCACGCTCTTAAAAGCACCAAAAAAGAACTAAACCAAACAGAACAAGACATTGTTTACAACGTATACAAAGCATACCTTGGTGGGCTTTTGGCAAAAGAAGGTATAAAGCTTGCCACCCAAGCGGTAAACGATGCACAAAAACACGTAGATATGGCTGAGTCTTACTATAAAACTGGTATGGCGCTTTTCTCAGACACTCTAAGAGCAAAAGTATACCTTCATCAAGCAGAGCAAAAACTAGTAGAAGCCAAAAACAACTATAAGACTGCCAAAAGAGCGTTGTTTTTACTAATGGATGAACCCTATAAAGATGTGGATTTAAAAGGAAATCTCTATTGTCCAAGCCACATAGACAAAGAAGCTCTTGTAAAAGCTGTATACCAAAAACCCCAAATAAAATCTATGGAAGAAAAACTAAGAGCTTTAAAATCCATGAAAAGAGCCTACTTAGCAGATTACTTACCCCAAATAGGGGCCTTTGGTTCTTACTCGCTTTTTGATAACTCAACACCCTTTGGAGCCACTGCCAACGGTTATATGGTGGGAGTTGGTGTAAATTGGAATATCTTTGATGGTTTGACAGCTTTTAACAAGATAAGAAGTTTAAACGAACAAAAGCTTATGCTTAGTTCTTACATAGATTACATGGCAAAAGGTTCAATATTCAAAATAAACAAAGCTTTAGCTGATTATGAAAACGCACTGGCTATGATGAAATATGCAAAAAAAGAAGAAGAGGAAGCAAAAGCCACTCTAAAAGTTATGGACCAAAGGTATAAAGTGGGTCTTGCTAAGATTACAGATGTTATAGACGCTGAAACTCAATACGATAAAGCGAGGTTTGACTTTGCAAAAGCAATGTATGATTGTAATTTAGCCTATATTAAAAGCCTATATCAAGCTGGCCTATTAAACAAGGAGGTAAAGTAA